The nucleotide window TTTTCCAGATCCATGGCTCCTGCGGCCGTTCAAACGAAGCATTCGGTGGCAGAGAACAGGATCTCTGCCCCCGAATTGGCGAAGACATCTGCCATGGCGGGGCCGGGTACACCGTCCCTTTCACCAAGCAGCAGAAGCTTCTTTCCTTCGAGCTTAGCCATTGCTTTACTCCTTATGATTATGGGCATTTTATCTGTACGGGCCGATGCGGCAGCCCGTCTTCCACGTTGTTGTCGCGCCAACTCCGTCGTGGCGGAGCCGATGCGAAAACCTCTGAACACTGTTGCCACGAGGTTAATTTCCTTGTCACATCAGGAAGAACATGCCTTTAATGTCGATGTGTTCCCTTAGGGTGCTCGGCTAAAACAAAAGCTTATGTTCGACGCAGAGATAACAGGAAACGCTCTGGTGCTGACACTGCCTAGAGCAATTTTTCCGTCTCTGTCTTGATGGATTCAAGGGAAACGGCGTCTCCCGTCAAACGCGCCACGCATTCACCGTCCTTGTAGAACAGGATGGTGGGCACGGCCATGACGCGCAGGCTGATGACAAGGCGGCGGTTTTCCGCCACGTTGAGTTTGCAG belongs to Desulfovibrio intestinalis and includes:
- a CDS encoding thioredoxin family protein, whose product is MIIVDKENYEAEVQQSSMPCVVDLWGPQCGPCLALMPDVEKLAAEYDGKVKFCKLNVAENRRLVISLRVMAVPTILFYKDGECVARLTGDAVSLESIKTETEKLL